From Pedobacter indicus, a single genomic window includes:
- a CDS encoding FecCD family ABC transporter permease, translated as MKRRKLILGGLFILLIAASVLSVCVGAVKIGAGELWSIIMNQLGFSNIQNYSQQQEAVFTTLRLPRTLLGILVGATLAIAGATIQGLFRNPLAEPGLIGISAGATLFAVIMIVLEARFFSFMTATFGYYALSIAAFFGGALATLIVYRLSMNRGKADITTLLLAGIAINALAGSFTGLLTYPASDDQLRNITFWSMGSLGSASWKTVGVILPLVLLPLIALPFFAKPLNALALGEAQAGHMGIHVGLLKSMTIILATLGVGASVSVSGMIGFIGLVIPHILRMAFSADNRLVLPGSALLGASVLVLADLISRVIVAPAELPIGIITAILGCPVFIYIILVERRKRSFV; from the coding sequence TTGAAACGACGCAAATTAATTTTAGGTGGCTTATTTATTCTCTTAATTGCGGCGAGTGTTTTGTCGGTGTGCGTAGGAGCCGTTAAAATAGGAGCCGGTGAGTTATGGTCAATTATTATGAACCAATTGGGTTTTAGCAATATACAGAACTATTCACAGCAACAAGAGGCTGTGTTTACCACGCTGCGTTTGCCTCGTACGTTGTTGGGGATTTTAGTTGGCGCCACGCTCGCTATTGCTGGTGCTACCATCCAAGGGTTGTTTAGAAACCCTTTAGCCGAACCCGGATTGATTGGTATCTCAGCGGGTGCAACCTTATTTGCAGTTATTATGATTGTCTTGGAAGCTCGTTTTTTCAGCTTTATGACCGCTACTTTTGGTTATTATGCTTTGTCGATCGCTGCTTTCTTCGGAGGGGCATTGGCTACCTTAATTGTCTACCGACTTTCGATGAACCGGGGAAAAGCAGATATCACAACCTTGCTGTTGGCTGGTATCGCTATCAATGCTTTGGCCGGATCCTTTACCGGTTTGTTGACCTATCCGGCGAGCGACGACCAGTTGCGCAATATTACATTCTGGAGTATGGGGAGTTTGGGGAGTGCGAGCTGGAAAACTGTTGGGGTGATTTTACCACTGGTTTTACTTCCGTTAATTGCCCTGCCTTTTTTTGCAAAGCCTTTAAATGCATTGGCTTTGGGTGAGGCGCAGGCCGGCCATATGGGTATTCATGTCGGTTTGCTGAAATCCATGACGATTATTCTGGCCACGCTGGGGGTCGGTGCTTCGGTTTCCGTTTCCGGAATGATCGGCTTTATTGGTTTGGTGATTCCCCATATCCTGAGGATGGCATTTTCAGCAGATAATCGTTTGGTGCTTCCTGGCTCAGCTTTGTTAGGAGCCTCCGTTTTGGTTTTGGCAGATCTGATTTCCAGGGTTATTGTTGCTCCGGCCGAATTACCTATTGGTATTATCACGGCGATTCTGGGTTGTCCTGTTTTTATTTACATCATTTTGGTTGAACGGAGAAAGAGAAGTTTTGTTTAA
- a CDS encoding heme/hemin ABC transporter substrate-binding protein: protein MIRSILNTSLLLAITIVFFACNGTGSASSESEASFADSARIVSINGTVSEILVDLGLEEQIVGVDVASTYPERLQENPKVGHSRQLTAEGVLALNPDVVIATTNDLKPEVKDQIVSAGAKVLVFDHEYSVEGAKGLIRTLADSLDKSAKGDSIITALESDLSKVDSLDQPDSKPSVLFIYARGAGTMMVAGEGTQVEKIIQLAGGENAVSGFSDFKPLTAEALVAANPDVILLFDSGLSSLGGADMLLEMPGVKETNAGRNQKIVEMDGQLLTGFSQRLGKAILELSEKIH from the coding sequence ATGATTAGAAGTATTTTAAACACGAGTTTGCTCCTTGCTATCACGATCGTATTTTTTGCTTGCAATGGAACTGGATCCGCTTCTTCTGAGTCAGAAGCATCCTTTGCGGATTCTGCCAGAATCGTCTCAATCAATGGTACTGTTTCTGAGATTTTGGTGGATCTCGGATTAGAGGAACAGATCGTGGGCGTAGATGTAGCGAGCACTTATCCTGAACGATTGCAGGAAAATCCGAAGGTAGGACACAGTCGTCAGTTGACCGCCGAGGGTGTGCTGGCACTTAATCCGGATGTGGTTATTGCTACTACGAACGACCTGAAACCCGAAGTAAAGGATCAGATCGTCAGCGCTGGAGCCAAGGTATTGGTTTTCGACCATGAATATTCCGTTGAAGGTGCAAAGGGACTGATCCGTACGCTGGCTGATAGTCTGGATAAATCTGCAAAGGGTGATTCGATTATTACGGCGTTAGAAAGTGATCTTTCCAAAGTAGACTCTTTGGATCAGCCAGATTCAAAACCCAGTGTATTGTTCATTTACGCCCGGGGTGCTGGCACCATGATGGTGGCTGGAGAAGGCACCCAGGTTGAAAAGATTATTCAATTGGCGGGCGGCGAGAATGCTGTGAGTGGTTTTTCGGACTTTAAACCCTTAACGGCAGAAGCTCTGGTAGCAGCCAATCCGGATGTAATCCTCCTTTTTGACAGCGGTCTGTCGAGCTTAGGTGGAGCAGATATGCTATTGGAAATGCCAGGTGTGAAGGAAACCAATGCTGGTAGAAATCAAAAGATTGTTGAAATGGATGGACAGTTGCTGACGGGCTTTAGCCAACGTTTAGGCAAAGCGATCCTGGAACTTTCAGAAAAAATACATTAG
- a CDS encoding HmuY family protein has protein sequence MKKSFYNPSLLFLLMGTTVAFTSCERGDDPIPDIPPSDGTELTLDGGEGGSSAANTVFVDLSADKQSSVKRTSWNLGFYNGSQFRVVLNNTAGASAVQVNKADLNAVSESDVNLDDLAIALGSPNAFDNIDDLTGDLSKTLIPEISATADNNKVFVVNPVGGSHGAVITADDLYKIRILREGNDYVLQYAKLNDTDFSSLTVKKDEGYNFNYVSFTEGPLTVEPLKAEWDFQWTWSLYAGSMPNGDSYPYGYSDMVFINHHAGVSAAEIVFEDAEGASTGEPTYEDFAEADLAGVSFANTRGVIASSWRKTTGTPLGAQPDRFYLIKDGTGNVYKLRFISMGAGDPPTDGGKRGYPELEYKLVVRGN, from the coding sequence ATGAAAAAATCATTTTACAACCCATCCCTGCTTTTTCTGTTAATGGGGACTACCGTTGCTTTTACTTCTTGCGAACGAGGTGATGACCCGATCCCAGATATTCCACCATCAGACGGTACTGAGCTTACGCTAGACGGTGGGGAAGGAGGCAGCAGTGCAGCGAACACTGTTTTTGTTGACCTCAGCGCTGATAAGCAATCCTCTGTAAAACGTACCAGTTGGAACCTGGGATTTTATAATGGCAGTCAATTTAGGGTGGTACTGAATAATACTGCAGGAGCCTCAGCAGTACAGGTAAATAAAGCCGATTTAAATGCTGTATCTGAAAGTGACGTCAATCTGGACGATTTAGCTATTGCCCTGGGTAGTCCGAACGCCTTTGACAACATCGATGATCTAACCGGCGATCTGAGTAAAACGTTGATCCCGGAAATATCAGCTACAGCAGATAATAATAAAGTTTTTGTTGTGAATCCTGTTGGTGGCAGTCACGGTGCTGTGATTACAGCTGACGATCTTTACAAAATCCGTATTCTACGGGAAGGGAATGATTATGTGCTCCAATATGCAAAATTGAACGATACGGATTTTAGCAGCCTTACTGTTAAAAAAGATGAAGGGTATAATTTCAACTACGTATCTTTTACTGAAGGGCCACTTACAGTTGAACCATTGAAAGCTGAGTGGGATTTCCAGTGGACCTGGAGTTTGTATGCGGGTAGCATGCCGAATGGAGATAGCTATCCTTACGGGTATTCAGACATGGTTTTCATTAATCATCACGCCGGTGTTTCAGCAGCAGAAATTGTTTTTGAAGATGCTGAAGGAGCCTCGACAGGTGAACCTACTTATGAAGACTTTGCCGAAGCTGATCTGGCTGGAGTAAGCTTTGCTAACACCAGAGGTGTGATTGCGAGTAGTTGGAGAAAAACAACAGGAACGCCGCTCGGTGCACAACCTGACCGTTTTTACTTAATTAAGGATGGAACCGGCAATGTTTATAAACTAAGGTTTATCAGCATGGGGGCAGGTGACCCGCCGACTGATGGAGGAAAAAGAGGCTATCCTGAGTTGGAATACAAACTTGTCGTAAGAGGGAATTAA
- a CDS encoding TonB-dependent receptor plug domain-containing protein, whose product MKSIYYLLPALCICFSIKSQAQEFADPDTIKNSSLDEVVVTGQFAPQSLNKSVYRVRLINNDQIRLRAATSVENILSNQLGVRFSNDLTLGESDIELMGMTGQNVKILIDGVPIIDRGATKQGLSQIDVNNIDRIEVVEGPMSVVYGTDALAGVVNIITNKAKSEDNLIVSVRVQEETAGEEYSTFNNEGVHNNNVSIGWVKNGFNAMVSGSRNNFGGWQGNSVGRALDWNPKEQWIASGSVGYKNQKSNTWYRLDYLDEDIYSPGALNELNLRATDKNYLTQRFTHVLQSNWNVNNQLGFSGSVSYQDYERATQTVRHDFRNGTSELTSGDGEQDVAGFTSFVFRGTMHYKLNDQVSFQPGIEVSSNKGSGQRIEGEPVINDYAFFVSSEIKPIEWLNLRPGVRLIKNSVYDAPPLIPSLNAKFDLSKDFDLRAAYARGFRSPALRELYFVFFDANHSIQGNENLKAEHSNSYNTYLSWHGRDFGDVSLSSTLGGFYNEFDNLIDVGVDAENSSVNTYINIDKFRTIGSLLENRIEWKNLTATLGFSYIGRYNRLSEDETNIPSMVWTPEINSELMYHIPKWKMGVNLFYKFNGDRPSYETQVLSDGSLATRRATIAAHHLADLSINKNINKYVTLIGGVRNLFDVTRIDNTSLGGGGAHSEAAGSVPVSYGRSFFLGLNLQWSKN is encoded by the coding sequence ATGAAGTCGATATATTATTTGTTGCCTGCGTTGTGCATATGTTTTAGTATAAAATCACAGGCGCAAGAGTTTGCTGATCCGGATACGATCAAGAACAGTTCGTTAGATGAAGTGGTTGTAACCGGACAATTTGCACCTCAGTCGTTGAATAAGTCGGTGTACCGTGTGCGTTTGATTAATAACGATCAAATCCGTCTTAGAGCGGCAACCAGTGTCGAAAATATCCTGAGCAATCAGTTGGGTGTTCGCTTTTCTAATGACCTGACCTTGGGCGAGAGTGATATCGAACTGATGGGGATGACTGGGCAAAATGTGAAAATTTTGATAGATGGTGTGCCGATCATAGATAGAGGGGCGACAAAACAGGGTTTGAGCCAGATTGATGTTAACAATATTGACCGGATCGAAGTGGTAGAAGGCCCGATGTCAGTAGTATATGGCACAGATGCGCTGGCGGGTGTGGTCAATATCATTACTAACAAAGCCAAAAGCGAGGATAATCTGATCGTTTCTGTCCGCGTGCAGGAAGAGACCGCAGGTGAAGAATATAGTACTTTCAATAATGAAGGTGTACACAATAATAACGTATCCATTGGGTGGGTGAAAAATGGGTTTAACGCGATGGTTTCTGGTAGCCGAAATAACTTCGGTGGCTGGCAAGGTAATAGTGTAGGCAGGGCGCTCGACTGGAATCCTAAAGAACAGTGGATTGCGTCGGGGTCGGTAGGTTATAAAAACCAGAAGAGTAATACCTGGTATCGATTGGATTATTTGGATGAGGACATTTATTCGCCTGGTGCGCTGAATGAATTGAACTTAAGGGCGACGGACAAGAACTATTTGACGCAGCGCTTTACGCATGTGCTCCAGTCAAACTGGAATGTCAATAACCAACTGGGCTTTTCCGGATCGGTATCTTATCAAGATTATGAACGTGCTACTCAAACCGTAAGGCATGATTTCAGAAACGGAACATCGGAGTTGACCAGCGGTGATGGGGAGCAGGATGTAGCGGGGTTCACATCCTTCGTTTTCCGTGGGACGATGCACTACAAACTGAATGATCAGGTGTCTTTTCAACCCGGAATTGAGGTGAGCAGCAACAAGGGTAGCGGTCAGCGGATTGAGGGTGAGCCTGTGATCAATGACTATGCATTTTTCGTATCATCTGAAATAAAACCTATTGAATGGCTGAACCTAAGACCCGGAGTCCGCTTGATTAAAAACTCCGTGTATGATGCACCACCGCTTATCCCTTCATTGAATGCCAAATTCGACCTAAGCAAGGATTTTGATCTGAGAGCGGCGTATGCACGTGGTTTCCGGTCACCAGCCTTAAGAGAGCTTTATTTTGTCTTCTTTGATGCAAACCATTCGATTCAAGGAAATGAAAATCTGAAAGCTGAACATTCAAATAGCTACAATACCTATCTGAGTTGGCATGGTCGTGATTTCGGTGATGTGAGCTTGTCATCGACGCTCGGCGGATTCTACAATGAGTTTGATAACCTGATCGATGTTGGCGTTGACGCGGAGAACAGTTCGGTTAATACCTACATCAACATTGACAAGTTTAGGACGATAGGGTCATTGTTAGAGAACCGTATCGAATGGAAAAATCTGACTGCAACACTCGGATTTTCTTATATAGGAAGGTATAATCGGTTATCAGAAGACGAAACCAATATACCATCGATGGTGTGGACTCCGGAAATTAACAGCGAGCTGATGTATCACATTCCGAAATGGAAAATGGGGGTTAATCTCTTCTATAAATTCAATGGGGATCGACCAAGCTATGAAACTCAGGTTCTTTCCGACGGAAGTTTGGCTACCCGTAGAGCAACGATTGCCGCACATCATTTGGCAGACTTGAGTATCAATAAAAATATTAACAAGTATGTGACTCTTATCGGAGGTGTACGCAACTTATTCGATGTTACCAGAATTGACAACACCTCACTAGGCGGGGGTGGAGCGCATAGCGAAGCTGCTGGTTCGGTGCCTGTAAGCTATGGGCGTTCTTTCTTCTTGGGTCTCAATTTACAATGGTCTAAAAATTAA
- the fabF gene encoding beta-ketoacyl-ACP synthase II, with translation MKRVVVTGLGTVNPLGHDIQSFWENLLAGKSSAGKITRFDASLFRTQIACEVKDFDPKRYLDRNEIKRSDLFTQYALYSASQAMEDSGLEVDKMDPFDIGVVWGVGQGGMETFETEVENYVNGDYVPRFSPFFVPRLIVNMASGLISMKFGLQGINYATVSACATGNTAIMDAFNYIRMGKGKVFVTGGSEAPITAASVGGFSAMKAMSARNDDPATASRPYDQDRDGFVMGEGAGAIILEEYEHAKARGAHIYAELSGAAMTADAYHMTSPHPDGIGASKAMHLALKEAGLNPEDLDYLNPHATSTPIGDISELNAISKVFGSSPHLQISATKSMTGHLLGAAGAIEAIVAINAIQHQVIPPTINVEKLDVDISRDFNIVLNQPLETRVNNAMSNAFGFGGHNSTLVFEKFS, from the coding sequence ATGAAAAGAGTCGTCGTAACAGGATTAGGAACAGTCAACCCACTTGGTCATGACATCCAGTCGTTCTGGGAAAACCTATTGGCTGGGAAAAGCAGTGCTGGAAAAATCACTCGCTTTGATGCTTCCTTATTCCGCACCCAGATTGCTTGCGAAGTGAAGGATTTTGACCCGAAGAGATACCTCGACAGGAACGAGATCAAAAGAAGCGATCTATTTACACAATATGCTTTATACAGCGCTTCCCAGGCAATGGAAGACTCGGGACTAGAGGTTGACAAAATGGATCCCTTCGATATCGGTGTTGTTTGGGGCGTCGGACAGGGAGGGATGGAAACCTTTGAAACGGAAGTGGAAAACTATGTAAACGGCGATTACGTACCTCGCTTCAGCCCTTTCTTCGTACCCCGGCTGATCGTCAATATGGCTTCCGGCTTGATATCCATGAAGTTTGGTCTACAGGGTATCAATTATGCAACGGTTTCCGCCTGTGCGACAGGGAATACAGCGATCATGGATGCGTTCAATTACATCCGTATGGGCAAAGGAAAAGTATTTGTAACCGGTGGTTCTGAGGCTCCTATCACCGCTGCCTCCGTGGGTGGATTCTCCGCTATGAAGGCCATGTCTGCAAGAAATGATGATCCGGCTACTGCCAGTCGACCTTACGATCAGGACCGTGATGGTTTCGTGATGGGCGAAGGCGCGGGAGCTATTATACTTGAAGAGTACGAGCATGCGAAAGCGCGCGGCGCTCATATTTATGCAGAGCTGTCAGGTGCCGCCATGACTGCCGATGCATACCACATGACCTCACCTCACCCTGATGGTATCGGCGCCTCTAAAGCGATGCACCTGGCACTTAAAGAGGCTGGTCTTAATCCAGAAGACCTTGATTATCTGAATCCGCACGCCACTTCTACACCGATCGGCGATATCAGTGAGCTGAATGCAATTTCCAAGGTATTCGGAAGCTCACCCCATTTGCAGATCAGCGCAACCAAGTCGATGACCGGTCACCTACTTGGTGCTGCCGGCGCTATCGAAGCCATTGTTGCCATCAACGCGATCCAACATCAGGTGATACCACCAACCATCAATGTTGAAAAACTAGACGTTGACATCTCCAGGGATTTCAATATCGTATTAAACCAACCTTTGGAAACACGTGTGAATAACGCTATGAGCAATGCCTTCGGATTTGGCGGGCACAACAGTACGCTGGTATTTGAAAAGTTTTCTTAG
- a CDS encoding type II toxin-antitoxin system ParD family antitoxin translates to MSEVIRAALRLFEYEETKKAGLMNELRKGEESGFVKNFDRQSFLTNLRKSQI, encoded by the coding sequence GTGAGTGAAGTTATTAGGGCGGCGCTTAGGTTATTTGAATATGAAGAAACTAAAAAAGCAGGTCTGATGAATGAACTCAGGAAAGGAGAGGAGTCTGGTTTTGTTAAGAATTTCGATCGCCAGTCATTTTTGACGAATCTTAGGAAATCCCAAATCTAA
- a CDS encoding DNA-3-methyladenine glycosylase I — MSYCNAVENMTGDRRALHKAYHDFLYGFPIHDDNELFGRLILEINQAGLSWETILKKEQAFRNAYDNYDIKKIAAYTENDRERLLADAGIIRNRLKINATIENAKTIQKLQKEYGSFEKWLEHHHPLSKEEWVKLFKKTFKFTGGEIVNEFLMSIGYLPGAHDADCKIYHEILKTEPLWAQTGN, encoded by the coding sequence ATGTCCTATTGCAATGCCGTTGAGAATATGACGGGCGACAGACGGGCTCTTCATAAGGCCTATCACGATTTTCTATACGGATTTCCGATTCATGACGACAATGAATTGTTCGGTCGACTGATCCTCGAGATTAATCAGGCAGGACTGAGCTGGGAAACGATCCTGAAAAAAGAACAGGCTTTTCGGAATGCCTATGACAATTATGATATCAAAAAGATTGCTGCATATACCGAAAATGACCGTGAGCGCCTTTTAGCAGACGCGGGCATTATTCGCAACCGACTAAAAATCAATGCTACAATCGAAAACGCCAAGACGATTCAAAAGCTGCAAAAGGAATACGGTTCTTTTGAAAAGTGGTTGGAACATCATCACCCGCTGAGTAAAGAAGAATGGGTTAAGTTATTCAAAAAGACTTTCAAATTTACCGGGGGTGAAATCGTAAATGAGTTTTTGATGAGCATAGGGTACTTACCGGGGGCACATGATGCTGACTGTAAGATTTATCACGAAATATTGAAAACAGAGCCTCTTTGGGCACAGACAGGTAATTAG
- a CDS encoding NADH:flavin oxidoreductase/NADH oxidase: MSKLLSPIQIGKFELKNRIVISPMCQYTAEDGFANDWHLVHLGSRAIGRAALIIQEATAVSPEGRISYGDLGLWKDEQIDKLKQIVDFLHSQGSLVGIQLAHAGRKASSEKPWKGSAQIRSHEENGWLTYSVSALPFAEGQEAPVALDAEGIEKVLRDFEEATKRAVKAGYDVIEIHAAHGYLLHQFYSPLSNQRTDEYGGSFENRIRLTLEVVDRVQSVMSEDQLLFVRISATDWIEGAWDIDDSVKLVKILQERGVQVIDTSTGGNRITNIPAEPNYQVPFAAQIKEETGIITGCVGLINTPQQAEEILQNDEADLILIARESLRNPHFPLYAGVVLNDEISWPPQYERAFPKHGEWK; the protein is encoded by the coding sequence ATGAGCAAACTTCTTTCTCCTATTCAGATCGGAAAATTTGAATTGAAAAACAGAATTGTAATCTCACCCATGTGTCAATATACAGCAGAAGACGGATTTGCTAATGATTGGCACTTGGTACACTTGGGCAGCCGTGCTATCGGTCGCGCCGCATTGATCATTCAGGAAGCTACCGCAGTTTCTCCGGAAGGACGGATTAGCTACGGTGATTTGGGACTATGGAAGGACGAACAGATCGACAAACTAAAGCAGATTGTCGATTTTCTACACAGTCAAGGGTCGCTCGTCGGTATACAGCTAGCTCATGCCGGAAGAAAGGCCAGTTCGGAAAAACCTTGGAAAGGTAGTGCACAAATCAGATCACATGAAGAAAATGGATGGCTAACCTACAGCGTCAGTGCGTTACCTTTTGCCGAAGGGCAAGAGGCACCTGTGGCGCTCGATGCTGAAGGGATAGAAAAAGTATTACGCGATTTTGAAGAGGCAACGAAACGGGCTGTAAAAGCCGGTTATGATGTAATTGAAATTCATGCTGCCCATGGTTACTTGTTGCACCAGTTTTACTCGCCTCTCAGTAATCAGCGGACTGATGAATATGGCGGTTCTTTTGAAAACAGGATTCGCCTGACGCTCGAGGTAGTCGACCGTGTACAATCGGTTATGAGCGAAGATCAGCTTTTGTTTGTACGGATATCGGCGACCGACTGGATAGAAGGCGCATGGGATATAGATGATTCGGTAAAACTGGTGAAAATCTTACAGGAACGTGGCGTGCAGGTCATTGACACCTCCACCGGTGGCAATCGCATTACAAATATACCGGCAGAACCAAACTATCAGGTTCCATTCGCAGCGCAGATAAAAGAGGAAACAGGTATCATTACCGGTTGTGTTGGCTTGATTAATACACCTCAGCAGGCCGAGGAAATTCTACAGAACGATGAGGCTGATCTGATTTTGATTGCACGAGAAAGCCTTCGCAATCCGCATTTCCCGCTTTACGCCGGTGTGGTGCTGAACGATGAGATCAGCTGGCCACCGCAATATGAACGAGCTTTCCCTAAACACGGTGAATGGAAATAA